The Fusobacterium necrophorum subsp. necrophorum genome has a window encoding:
- a CDS encoding aminotransferase class IV gives MKIIVDDGFLFGAGVFETIRVEDGRAIFCEEHLRRLQKSLDFFDISQNISKKEIQAYLAAQEEKNFALKIVVSARNILYLKRENPYLYQNKDRGVRLCFSKVLRNSSSAMVYHKTTQYYENLLEKKKAKQRQYDEVVFWNERGELAEGAVSNLFFLKGDQLYTPPVSCGLLPGIMRGKIMEYYPVEEKRILPEDLLDFDACFLTNSLMGVLWVREVEGIFYQKTKKIEKILAEQEAWK, from the coding sequence ATGAAAATTATAGTAGATGATGGATTTTTGTTTGGAGCGGGAGTTTTTGAAACCATCAGGGTGGAGGACGGAAGAGCTATTTTTTGTGAAGAGCATCTAAGACGTTTACAGAAAAGTTTAGATTTTTTTGACATTTCTCAAAATATTTCTAAGAAAGAGATTCAAGCTTATCTTGCAGCACAGGAAGAAAAAAATTTTGCTTTAAAGATCGTTGTTTCCGCTCGGAATATCTTGTATTTGAAACGGGAAAATCCCTATTTGTATCAAAACAAAGACAGAGGTGTCAGACTTTGTTTTTCAAAAGTTTTGAGAAATTCGAGCTCCGCTATGGTCTATCATAAGACAACACAGTATTATGAAAATCTCTTGGAGAAAAAAAAGGCGAAACAAAGGCAGTATGATGAAGTCGTGTTTTGGAATGAGCGAGGGGAATTGGCGGAGGGAGCGGTTTCCAACCTCTTTTTTCTAAAAGGAGATCAACTGTACACTCCTCCCGTTTCCTGTGGATTATTGCCCGGCATTATGCGTGGGAAAATAATGGAGTATTATCCGGTAGAGGAAAAGAGGATTCTTCCGGAGGACTTGTTGGACTTTGATGCCTGCTTTCTCACAAATTCTTTGATGGGAGTCCTTTGGGTGAGAGAAGTGGAGGGAATTTTCTATCAAAAAACAAAAAAGATAGAGAAAATCCTGGCAGAGCAGGAAGCTTGGAAGTAA